Proteins encoded within one genomic window of Patescibacteria group bacterium:
- a CDS encoding DUF167 domain-containing protein: MIINVHVTPRAKRNEVSAVDATHFKIKVTVVAEKGKANAKVITFLAEHLGVAKSCLEIIKGETSRDKVVRVI; the protein is encoded by the coding sequence ATGATTATAAATGTTCACGTCACACCGCGCGCTAAACGCAATGAGGTGAGCGCAGTTGATGCGACTCACTTTAAAATAAAAGTCACCGTGGTGGCCGAGAAAGGTAAGGCCAATGCCAAAGTGATTACATTCTTGGCCGAGCATTTAGGTGTGGCGAAAAGTTGTCTAGAGATAATAAAAGGGGAGACGAGCCGAGATAAAGTGGTACGTGTAATCTAA
- a CDS encoding YdcF family protein: MLDVIIILGKGLTADGTLPEIVQHEIDYALNLAKPIIFSGDYWGLCPNPARTTEAEAMKKYAQGKMLTPVQLYCENKSKDTIGNIIFSKKIIDQNNFKNILILSSFDHIKRVQYICAQVFKNDYDIKYHGHQHTYTVWQYFHTKRYEQIAYYYAQYFFWKLKRYQPQNLVQYVWQHHFMYRNSLVKRILTSLAKRPLHR; encoded by the coding sequence ATGTTAGATGTCATCATTATTTTAGGGAAAGGCTTAACGGCTGATGGCACATTACCAGAGATTGTGCAGCATGAGATTGATTATGCTTTAAACCTTGCTAAACCAATTATATTTAGTGGTGATTATTGGGGATTGTGTCCAAATCCAGCTCGTACCACTGAGGCTGAAGCCATGAAAAAGTATGCTCAAGGCAAAATGCTAACACCAGTACAGTTATATTGTGAAAATAAATCAAAAGACACCATCGGTAATATTATTTTCAGTAAAAAGATTATTGATCAAAATAATTTTAAGAATATACTGATATTATCAAGTTTTGATCATATCAAAAGGGTACAATATATTTGTGCACAGGTGTTTAAGAACGATTATGATATTAAATATCATGGTCATCAGCACACTTACACCGTTTGGCAATACTTTCATACTAAACGTTACGAACAAATTGCATATTATTATGCTCAGTATTTTTTCTGGAAACTAAAACGATATCAACCCCAAAATTTGGTGCAGTATGTTTGGCAGCATCATTTTATGTATCGTAATAGCCTTGTGAAAAGGATACTAACTAGTTTAGCGAAACGACCGCTACACAGATAA
- the typA gene encoding translational GTPase TypA → MSNLRNVAIIAHVDHGKTTLVDALLRQSKTFLNKEQTGAELIMDSNDLEKERGITIFSKNASVQYNDTKINIIDTPGHSDFGGEVERVLQMANGCLLLIDAKEGPMPQTRFVLRKALEMKLKVIVVINKIDKPDARINEVLNRTFDLFIELGADDATADFPILYAAAKMGKAGLEPKLEDMTDITPIFDAIIKYIPEPTGDPAKPLQLLVTTLTADSFKGRIATGRIYNGKLTAGQNVVHIDRKGVQKTLKLTSIMAFSGLGRTEVETATAGDIVALAGVPEANIGETIADPENPIALPLLTIEEPTVKMTFSVNDSPFAGKEGDFTTSRQIRERLFKELETDTALRVTDGPQSNWVVCGRGELHLAILIERLRREGYELQVSRPQVIVKEIDGKKMVPYDQIFIEVPEAYSGAVIQKLGSRHGEMQNMTSDNGIVYIEFIIPTRGLFGYRNEFLTDTRGLGIMNTMFYKYMPDPGAWKERDQGSLVAHETGQSNLYGLRNVQDRGVMFIGPGIEVYKGQVVGQHARSADLSVNICKAKQLSNMRSKGDGTDEHFKAPRIMDLDASLEYIGDDELVEVTPKNIRMRKMTLDKSAQRRKELGIE, encoded by the coding sequence ATGTCAAATCTACGAAACGTTGCTATTATTGCTCACGTTGACCATGGTAAAACTACTTTGGTCGATGCTTTATTGCGCCAATCTAAAACTTTCCTAAATAAGGAACAAACCGGCGCCGAGTTAATCATGGATAGTAATGATCTCGAAAAGGAACGAGGTATTACGATTTTCTCCAAAAACGCTTCGGTTCAGTATAATGATACTAAAATCAACATTATTGATACCCCCGGCCACTCAGATTTTGGTGGTGAAGTCGAACGCGTCTTACAAATGGCCAATGGCTGTTTGTTGTTGATCGATGCTAAAGAAGGCCCCATGCCGCAAACTCGGTTTGTGTTGCGTAAAGCCTTAGAAATGAAGCTAAAAGTGATTGTGGTGATCAATAAAATTGATAAGCCAGATGCGCGTATAAATGAAGTACTCAACCGCACCTTTGATTTGTTTATAGAATTAGGCGCCGATGATGCCACGGCTGATTTCCCGATTTTGTATGCGGCCGCTAAAATGGGCAAAGCGGGTTTAGAACCAAAGTTGGAAGACATGACCGATATCACCCCAATATTTGATGCGATTATAAAATATATTCCTGAACCAACTGGTGATCCAGCTAAACCATTACAATTGTTAGTCACTACCTTAACCGCCGATAGTTTTAAAGGTAGAATCGCCACTGGTCGCATCTATAATGGTAAATTAACCGCCGGCCAAAATGTGGTTCATATCGACCGTAAAGGAGTGCAAAAAACTTTGAAGCTCACTTCTATTATGGCCTTCTCCGGTTTAGGACGCACGGAAGTTGAAACAGCCACCGCGGGTGATATTGTAGCTCTGGCCGGTGTACCTGAAGCCAATATCGGTGAAACAATTGCTGATCCGGAAAATCCGATTGCTCTTCCCCTCTTAACAATCGAAGAGCCAACTGTGAAGATGACTTTTTCGGTGAATGATTCCCCTTTCGCTGGTAAAGAAGGTGACTTTACTACCTCGCGCCAAATTCGGGAAAGGCTTTTTAAAGAATTGGAAACTGATACTGCCTTACGTGTGACCGATGGACCGCAAAGTAATTGGGTTGTATGTGGTCGTGGTGAATTGCATTTAGCTATCTTGATCGAACGTTTACGCCGCGAGGGTTATGAATTACAAGTGTCTCGCCCTCAAGTAATTGTGAAAGAAATAGACGGTAAAAAAATGGTGCCGTATGATCAAATCTTTATCGAAGTGCCTGAAGCCTACTCGGGTGCGGTCATTCAAAAATTAGGCAGCCGCCATGGTGAGATGCAAAACATGACGTCTGATAACGGTATTGTTTACATAGAATTTATTATTCCCACTCGCGGTTTGTTCGGCTACCGCAATGAGTTTTTAACCGATACGCGCGGTTTGGGTATTATGAATACGATGTTTTATAAATACATGCCTGACCCGGGTGCCTGGAAAGAACGCGATCAAGGTTCACTGGTAGCACACGAAACCGGCCAGAGTAATTTGTATGGTTTACGCAATGTGCAAGATCGTGGTGTTATGTTTATTGGTCCCGGCATTGAGGTCTATAAAGGCCAAGTGGTTGGTCAACACGCCCGATCCGCTGATTTAAGTGTAAATATCTGCAAAGCCAAACAGCTATCCAACATGCGGTCTAAAGGTGATGGGACTGATGAACATTTCAAAGCCCCTCGTATCATGGATTTAGATGCTTCACTCGAATATATTGGTGATGATGAACTGGTGGAAGTAACCCCAAAAAATATTCGCATGCGCAAAATGACTTTAGATAAAAGTGCCCAACGCCGCAAAGAGTTAGGGATTGAGTAA
- a CDS encoding fibronectin type III domain-containing protein, giving the protein MNKLFLLPLFVILTFGVLFKTALAGDTCLEQKKPCTVVTQAGLTNRSDINIAVTLPVEANPTLGGTETIANFEIKIVDAYTNTTVYDGYYNPALIGQWMTVGKMEGLKTSGAYQVTARMNYEKKPSPWSDSSTVYTRTGRVSGVTVVSPVVIWNITDHMDAAQLYYDVVVQRRNDGVTVKKLTVFDVNTARITGLKEKTDYRVTVRAYNSLNGLGRKSLAKKFSI; this is encoded by the coding sequence ATGAACAAACTGTTTTTACTCCCTCTGTTTGTTATATTAACTTTCGGTGTTTTGTTCAAAACAGCCCTGGCCGGTGATACGTGTCTGGAGCAAAAAAAACCGTGCACAGTGGTAACACAGGCTGGTTTAACTAATCGGTCTGATATTAACATTGCAGTAACCTTACCGGTTGAAGCTAACCCAACTTTAGGTGGTACAGAAACTATTGCCAATTTTGAAATTAAAATAGTGGATGCCTACACTAACACTACGGTGTATGATGGTTATTATAATCCAGCCCTAATTGGTCAATGGATGACAGTCGGAAAAATGGAAGGACTCAAAACCTCCGGTGCATATCAAGTAACAGCCCGAATGAACTATGAAAAAAAACCTTCACCGTGGAGTGACTCCAGTACAGTGTATACCAGAACTGGTCGCGTGAGCGGCGTGACCGTTGTCTCGCCCGTAGTAATATGGAACATTACCGACCACATGGATGCCGCCCAATTATATTATGACGTCGTTGTGCAACGACGCAACGATGGTGTCACCGTAAAAAAGCTGACGGTATTTGATGTAAATACTGCAAGAATTACCGGTTTAAAAGAAAAAACTGATTACCGAGTAACGGTACGGGCGTATAACTCATTAAACGGTCTAGGTAGAAAATCATTAGCTAAGAAATTTTCTATATAA
- a CDS encoding PIF1 family ATP-dependent DNA helicase → MNQTTALEYLQSGRNVFLTGPAGSGKTFLLNDFIQWAKQAGKKIAVTASSGIAATHLGGTTIHSWSGLGIADRISEYTLDGLTQKPHLLTRFNNTDILIIDEISMFDADRLDSVDIILRTIRNTAAPFGGIQVVLSGDFFQLPPITRDNKPVKFAFESHIWNDLNLVVCYLDLVYRQSDDPLLTILQDIRRNAVTEATIEQLQARLDEPMPDHLTPTRLYTHNIDVDTVNMAELNKLPGEQKHFQMTSTGKKDQVAQLKKYCLAPEELAVKKGAAIMCIKNNPKSGYVNGTLGTVIDFDNDSVEIQTAQKKVIRLYPESWIIEHDGKKIAQICQLPLRLAWAITVHKSQGMTLDEVEVDLSKSFAPGMGYVALSRVRTLAGLYLRGINQKALFVDPRITEQDLLFLEISKTFEAT, encoded by the coding sequence ATGAATCAAACCACAGCGCTTGAGTATTTGCAATCCGGTCGCAATGTGTTCTTAACCGGGCCGGCTGGTTCAGGTAAAACGTTTTTATTGAATGATTTTATTCAGTGGGCTAAACAAGCTGGTAAAAAAATTGCCGTCACAGCCTCATCTGGTATTGCGGCCACTCATTTAGGTGGTACCACCATTCATTCTTGGTCTGGCCTAGGTATTGCTGACCGTATTTCTGAATATACCCTAGATGGTTTAACCCAAAAACCGCACCTCCTCACCCGCTTTAATAACACGGATATTTTAATCATCGATGAAATCTCCATGTTCGATGCCGATAGATTAGATTCGGTTGATATTATTCTGCGCACAATTAGAAACACTGCTGCCCCATTTGGCGGTATACAAGTAGTATTATCCGGTGATTTTTTTCAATTACCACCCATTACGCGCGATAACAAACCGGTTAAGTTCGCTTTCGAATCACACATTTGGAATGATCTTAACCTGGTAGTGTGTTACTTAGATTTAGTCTATCGGCAAAGTGATGATCCCCTGTTAACCATCTTGCAAGACATCCGGCGTAATGCCGTAACCGAAGCTACTATTGAGCAATTACAGGCGCGTCTGGACGAACCAATGCCGGATCATCTCACACCCACTCGACTTTATACGCACAATATCGATGTTGATACGGTAAACATGGCTGAATTGAATAAATTGCCCGGCGAGCAAAAACATTTTCAAATGACTAGTACTGGCAAGAAAGATCAAGTGGCACAACTAAAAAAATACTGTTTAGCTCCAGAAGAACTGGCTGTCAAAAAAGGAGCCGCCATTATGTGTATTAAAAATAATCCGAAATCTGGTTATGTGAATGGCACGTTAGGTACCGTGATCGACTTTGATAATGATTCGGTCGAAATTCAAACCGCCCAAAAAAAAGTGATCAGACTTTACCCAGAAAGTTGGATAATTGAACACGATGGCAAAAAGATTGCCCAGATTTGTCAGCTACCGTTAAGGTTAGCTTGGGCTATTACTGTGCATAAAAGTCAGGGCATGACGCTCGATGAAGTTGAAGTAGATTTATCCAAATCGTTTGCTCCCGGTATGGGTTATGTGGCTCTATCCCGAGTGCGCACCTTAGCCGGTCTTTATTTACGCGGTATAAATCAGAAAGCCTTGTTCGTTGATCCTAGAATTACGGAGCAGGATTTATTATTTCTTGAAATTTCTAAAACCTTTGAAGCTACTTGA
- a CDS encoding GlsB/YeaQ/YmgE family stress response membrane protein produces MGILLWIVFGGLVGWIASMIMGTNAQQGLLLNIVVGIIGAIIGGVLMSWLGKSSVIGFNWYSFLVALLGAVVLLGIIKLIKH; encoded by the coding sequence ATGGGTATATTGCTTTGGATCGTTTTTGGAGGGTTAGTGGGCTGGATCGCTTCCATGATTATGGGTACAAACGCTCAACAGGGCTTACTACTGAATATCGTAGTAGGCATTATTGGAGCAATCATTGGCGGAGTGCTAATGAGTTGGCTGGGTAAAAGTAGTGTCATTGGTTTTAACTGGTACAGTTTCCTGGTCGCTTTACTCGGTGCAGTAGTGTTATTGGGTATAATAAAATTGATCAAACATTAG
- a CDS encoding CxxC-x17-CxxC domain-containing protein, giving the protein MSDFKRSGKFSGKRKSSGGSSRGGFGGGRSAGRGSFGRPSFDRSDESREMFEATCADCGKSCEVPFKPNGRKPVLCRECFRKTGPSESRDDSRSEFKPSFRRSDSSDRGSDRRPAAPTPNYKVELDKINSKLDQIIQALGQDEN; this is encoded by the coding sequence ATGAGTGACTTCAAACGAAGCGGTAAGTTTAGTGGCAAGAGAAAATCAAGTGGTGGATCAAGCCGCGGTGGTTTTGGTGGTGGCAGATCAGCTGGTCGCGGTAGTTTTGGCCGACCCAGTTTTGATCGCTCCGATGAATCGAGAGAGATGTTTGAAGCCACTTGTGCCGACTGTGGCAAATCTTGTGAGGTGCCTTTTAAACCAAATGGTCGTAAACCAGTTTTGTGTCGGGAATGTTTCAGAAAAACCGGACCAAGTGAATCCAGAGATGATTCCAGAAGTGAATTCAAGCCGTCTTTCAGACGATCAGATTCGTCTGACCGAGGTTCAGATCGTCGACCAGCCGCGCCGACTCCAAATTACAAAGTTGAATTAGACAAAATCAACAGTAAATTAGACCAAATCATTCAAGCGTTAGGACAAGACGAAAACTAG
- a CDS encoding polysaccharide deacetylase family protein, translated as MLKKLSRLLFILVLSFVLVPSSIQAVTLPGPVIRIYDESHNFVREFYAYDSNLTIGVNAVMADVTGDGQEEIITAPQADAAPYLKMFSLTGELLTPGWYAFATDFHGGVNLATGDLTGDGVADLVVAQASAGQAWVKAYDLTGQTPRIITEFLAYPTSFDGGADVTVGDIDGDGHAEIITGAGQGGGPQVRAFDKHGIWTGLAFFPFPEDFTGGVTVAAGNLNKTAMDELVVGQASAAQAWVKIYDANGQHIINTFKAYPADVQYGVTVSIADKKIITGPGSDGGPQVREFNTQGENLSNFFGYDDEAFRGQTSAQYSPERQRYIVTVAPVKSEPIITGPKVALTFDDGYSSSHGSFNKILDTLKARNVHVTFFLLGDWIEDHPTEMRRIIADGHEVANHSYHHPLFTRLTADQIKNEVISNEQLIKQFGVDPKPNFRYPYGGHNAYTDAIIASLGYRYWQWTASTGDTGPNRNSVTAVTNGALANLHDGGIILSHLSSDATAAALDNIITAIQNSGYTIVKISQLDSD; from the coding sequence GTGTTAAAAAAATTATCGCGTCTTTTGTTTATTCTGGTACTCTCTTTTGTCTTAGTGCCATCATCTATCCAAGCTGTCACATTACCTGGTCCAGTGATACGAATTTATGATGAATCACATAACTTCGTCCGTGAATTTTATGCCTATGACTCTAATCTAACTATTGGTGTAAATGCGGTTATGGCTGATGTCACGGGCGATGGTCAGGAAGAAATTATTACCGCTCCCCAAGCCGATGCCGCGCCGTATCTAAAAATGTTTTCCCTAACTGGTGAGTTGCTCACACCCGGCTGGTATGCCTTTGCCACCGATTTTCATGGTGGAGTAAACCTAGCAACAGGCGATCTCACCGGCGATGGTGTGGCTGATCTGGTGGTAGCACAAGCCTCTGCTGGGCAAGCCTGGGTGAAGGCCTATGATCTAACCGGTCAAACACCGCGCATTATTACCGAATTTTTGGCTTATCCAACATCGTTTGACGGTGGCGCCGATGTAACTGTGGGTGATATCGATGGTGATGGCCACGCCGAGATTATTACCGGTGCCGGCCAAGGGGGTGGCCCGCAGGTCCGGGCTTTTGATAAACATGGTATCTGGACCGGCCTGGCTTTCTTCCCTTTCCCAGAAGATTTTACCGGTGGTGTCACAGTCGCGGCTGGTAATTTAAATAAAACTGCAATGGATGAGTTAGTAGTGGGTCAAGCCAGTGCCGCACAAGCTTGGGTAAAAATTTACGATGCTAACGGTCAACATATTATTAATACCTTCAAAGCTTATCCGGCCGATGTGCAATATGGTGTTACAGTATCAATAGCGGATAAAAAAATTATTACCGGACCAGGCAGTGATGGTGGGCCGCAAGTGCGCGAGTTTAATACCCAAGGTGAGAACCTGAGTAATTTTTTTGGCTATGATGATGAGGCTTTTCGTGGCCAAACCTCTGCGCAATATAGCCCAGAGCGGCAACGTTATATCGTAACAGTAGCACCGGTTAAAAGTGAACCGATTATTACTGGCCCAAAGGTAGCCTTAACCTTTGATGATGGCTATAGTTCAAGCCATGGTTCTTTTAATAAAATTCTGGATACATTAAAAGCTCGTAACGTTCATGTGACATTTTTTCTATTAGGTGATTGGATCGAAGATCATCCCACCGAAATGCGCCGCATTATCGCCGATGGTCATGAGGTAGCCAATCACAGTTATCACCATCCGTTATTCACCAGACTCACAGCCGATCAAATTAAGAATGAAGTCATTAGTAATGAACAGTTAATAAAACAATTTGGCGTCGACCCAAAACCTAATTTCCGTTACCCCTATGGTGGGCACAATGCTTACACCGACGCAATTATTGCCAGTTTAGGCTATCGTTATTGGCAATGGACGGCCTCCACCGGCGATACTGGTCCAAACCGCAATAGTGTTACAGCCGTAACCAATGGCGCTTTAGCTAACCTGCATGATGGCGGCATTATCTTATCTCATTTATCGTCTGATGCGACAGCGGCGGCACTTGATAATATCATTACCGCCATTCAGAATTCCGGTTATACCATTGTTAAAATTAGTCAGCTCGATAGCGATTAA
- a CDS encoding M4 family metallopeptidase: MSKPFLVLTISCSLLAATSVSAQYELSAISTTTDSLNTEHITYQQYYQGVPVFGGQLKLHTTTTPHQRIITGQTTQASEIDVVPTVSADAASNIAITLSGQTAPTVLKNNLYVFNEHILNKQAPDQNVLVWQIELFKDKDNTIFHKFYFIDAHIGTIVFQIDGLQDAIDRRIWDCSYGLTGDCYLDELDISTGYYYGRSEGQPARGPNPLNPNFLLTYLSDTDNLYTNLGNIYNYYLATFARAGANGNGGMGDGSSAAFATTATVGLTYIDYYFLSESDSGSCPNAFFDGARAMHYCEGFITNDISGHEYAHAVNYFSVLDSSGAAAGLTYTNESGALNEASSDVFGEALEYYVTGSNDWVLGEGSPLGIMRSMIDPTDYNYTGDSGSVPYPDRHNSANLYCGTEDSGGVHINSSVINKAAYLMAMGGTFNTCTITGIGRAKEEAIFYRAQSTYYTTSTDFNGAYTALLAACHDLYSVTDCKEVEKALRATELNQAGSCSAEPAVDPGCLAVDTAPTITDVTSTVADGSYKAGDIIDIAVTFSEAVSGTATVTLETGTTDQTCTFTASAETTGTCDYTVQAGDVSADLTVLSITGTITDESGDAITTTLPTTNLAANKAIVIDTAAPKIPTKLRIYASPQKHKLIKSINPQTYTKVIKAKSMKPYFQWPAVTGVTKYYAKFTHTTMSRSQLLHSTNLRTNRSLRGKITNSTKKYYLYMLLEDAAGNQSRVKTLMRYKIRT, translated from the coding sequence ATGAGTAAACCATTTTTGGTTCTAACTATTAGTTGCAGTTTGTTAGCTGCTACTAGTGTGTCTGCGCAATACGAATTAAGTGCCATCTCTACAACAACTGACAGTTTAAATACCGAGCACATTACTTATCAGCAATATTATCAAGGCGTACCGGTGTTTGGTGGACAACTTAAATTACACACTACTACCACACCGCATCAGCGCATTATTACCGGACAAACCACACAAGCCAGTGAAATTGATGTTGTCCCAACGGTATCAGCTGATGCGGCTAGTAATATTGCAATTACTTTATCCGGGCAAACTGCACCGACTGTTTTGAAGAATAATCTATATGTATTTAATGAACATATCCTTAATAAGCAAGCCCCTGATCAAAATGTCTTAGTCTGGCAGATAGAATTATTTAAAGATAAAGATAACACTATTTTTCATAAATTTTATTTTATCGATGCTCATATCGGGACAATAGTTTTTCAAATCGATGGCCTCCAAGATGCCATCGATCGTCGCATTTGGGATTGTTCATATGGTCTAACGGGCGATTGTTATTTAGATGAATTAGATATCTCCACCGGGTATTATTATGGCCGATCTGAGGGTCAACCAGCCCGTGGTCCAAACCCACTTAATCCGAATTTTCTTCTCACCTATCTATCTGACACCGATAATTTATACACCAATTTGGGTAACATCTACAATTACTATTTGGCCACATTTGCTCGCGCCGGAGCGAATGGTAACGGTGGTATGGGAGATGGCTCGTCGGCTGCTTTTGCGACTACGGCTACAGTTGGTTTAACATATATTGATTATTATTTTCTAAGTGAATCCGATTCCGGCAGTTGTCCGAATGCTTTTTTTGATGGAGCCCGTGCCATGCATTATTGTGAAGGTTTTATCACCAATGATATCAGTGGTCATGAATATGCTCATGCGGTTAATTATTTTAGTGTGCTAGATAGTTCGGGTGCTGCCGCTGGTTTAACCTATACTAACGAAAGTGGCGCCTTGAATGAAGCTAGTTCTGATGTATTCGGTGAAGCGCTCGAGTATTATGTAACCGGTAGTAATGATTGGGTGTTAGGTGAAGGATCGCCATTGGGTATCATGCGCAGTATGATCGACCCAACTGATTACAATTATACCGGTGATAGCGGCAGTGTACCCTACCCTGATCGCCATAACAGCGCCAACTTGTATTGCGGTACAGAAGACAGTGGTGGTGTGCACATTAATAGTTCGGTTATTAATAAAGCGGCCTATCTTATGGCTATGGGTGGAACTTTTAATACTTGTACTATTACCGGCATTGGTCGTGCTAAGGAAGAAGCTATTTTTTACCGAGCGCAGTCTACTTATTACACTACCTCCACAGATTTCAATGGGGCGTACACTGCCCTACTGGCTGCTTGCCATGATTTATATAGTGTGACTGATTGTAAGGAAGTGGAAAAAGCCTTACGTGCGACCGAATTAAACCAAGCCGGTTCGTGCAGTGCTGAACCAGCGGTTGATCCCGGTTGTTTAGCCGTCGATACTGCTCCAACTATTACTGATGTCACTTCAACTGTGGCTGATGGTTCGTATAAAGCCGGTGACATTATTGATATTGCCGTGACTTTTTCTGAAGCGGTGAGTGGCACTGCGACAGTGACTTTAGAAACTGGTACAACCGATCAAACTTGTACTTTTACGGCTAGTGCTGAAACAACTGGCACATGTGATTACACCGTTCAAGCTGGAGACGTGAGTGCTGATCTAACAGTTTTAAGTATCACTGGCACGATCACTGACGAAAGCGGTGATGCCATCACGACTACTTTGCCCACCACTAATTTAGCCGCTAATAAAGCTATTGTGATTGATACTGCGGCACCAAAGATTCCAACTAAATTAAGAATCTACGCTTCACCGCAAAAACATAAACTGATCAAAAGCATCAATCCACAAACTTACACTAAAGTAATTAAAGCCAAATCAATGAAGCCGTATTTTCAATGGCCAGCTGTGACAGGTGTGACAAAATATTATGCTAAGTTTACTCATACAACCATGTCACGATCACAGTTATTACACTCGACTAATCTGCGCACCAATCGCAGTTTGCGGGGTAAAATAACCAATTCAACCAAAAAATATTATTTATACATGTTACTCGAAGATGCCGCTGGCAATCAATCGCGGGTTAAAACTCTGATGCGATATAAAATAAGAACTTAA